GGCCCGTTCGTGCAGTGGTCGGTCGGTGATGGGCTGGTCTTCCAGGAGCACTTCCCCGCCGTTGGGCCGGACGATGCCCACGAGCATATAGAAGGTGGTCGTCTTGCCCGCGCCGTTGGGGCCGAGCAGACCGACCACCTCGCGGGGAGAGAGATTCAGGTGGATGTCGTGGACCACCTCGCGGTTGCCGTACCGCTTCTTTAGGTTCGTGGCGATGAGACCGGCCATCAGGGTTTCTTCGCCCCCTCGGGCACACGGAAGATGGCTTCCACCCGTTTGTTCTGTCCGCCGAGCACCTCGCTGCGGTTGTCCTTGACGTAGAACTTGATGACTTCCCCGGCGACGCTGTTGGCGCCGTCGTTCAGCCGGGGGTTGCCCTCCATGCGCAGGACGCCGTCCTTCACGAAGTAGATCAGGGTCTGGCAGGTGCCTTCGCTTTTTTCCTTCTTCATCTTCACACCGCCGTCGGCCACGATGCGCTCGATGTTGTCGGCCACGTCCTTGGCGCCCTTGCCCGCCTCGGTGAAGTAGGCAGAAAGGGTGGTCGCCCAGAGATGCAAACCTTCGTGCTCGGCCTGGACGTTGCCCGAGAAGGTCACCTTGCGGTCCTTCTCCACATAGGTCATCCGATCGGCGGTGATTTTCACCGGAGTCTGGGCCTCTGTCGTGGCGGACGGTGTTTCACCGGGAACCACGGGGACCGGTTGGACCGCCTCGGTGATCTCGGAACGCGAGGCGACGGGAGCGGTCGGCTCCGGCGTCGTCGATTTGGAAGACGCCGCCGGTGTCGAAAGCTGGGCCAGGGGCTTCACCCCGGGAGTCTCGGGCAGCAGTTCCGAGGCGTGAACGAAGCCGAGAGCCTTGGATTCTTCAAGGTTCTTGTCGTCCAACTTGAAGACGGCGAACCAGCCGTCGCGGAGGAAGGCGGCCTGGACGCGCTGGCCGGGAGCCAGCGTGGCGGAAATCGGAGAGTTGACCGCCCGGGCCGTGCGCACGGAGACTTTTATGGCGGCGGCCTTGATCTCCGAAGGGATGATGCTGGAAACCGGCAGGGGCTTCGTTTCCACTGTGGGCGCGGCGATGGGAGCGGACTGCGCCGGAGCTTTGATCTCCGGCATGGGCACACCTACGGGAATCTTGGTTTCAGCGGGTGCCGGCTGCGCCGTACCGACGCCGACGGGAACCTGGTTTTTGGT
The genomic region above belongs to Desulfovibrio aminophilus DSM 12254 and contains:
- a CDS encoding LptA/OstA family protein; this translates as MTKRLTFALILLLIATHAWAFGEIRYADRPLNVRKARSLESEHVKTLQAGEKVRVDHLRDGWYAVFDLNAATPEESKALGYAKASFLLPVTPEAAPAPAAKVQIPAPPTKNQVPVGVGTAQPAPAETKIPVGVPMPEIKAPAQSAPIAAPTVETKPLPVSSIIPSEIKAAAIKVSVRTARAVNSPISATLAPGQRVQAAFLRDGWFAVFKLDDKNLEESKALGFVHASELLPETPGVKPLAQLSTPAASSKSTTPEPTAPVASRSEITEAVQPVPVVPGETPSATTEAQTPVKITADRMTYVEKDRKVTFSGNVQAEHEGLHLWATTLSAYFTEAGKGAKDVADNIERIVADGGVKMKKEKSEGTCQTLIYFVKDGVLRMEGNPRLNDGANSVAGEVIKFYVKDNRSEVLGGQNKRVEAIFRVPEGAKKP